A genomic window from Zalophus californianus isolate mZalCal1 chromosome 13, mZalCal1.pri.v2, whole genome shotgun sequence includes:
- the LOC113934853 gene encoding transcription factor BTF3-like has product MKETIMNQEKLAKLQAQGRIGGKGTARRKKKVVHRTTTADDKKLQFSLKKLGVNNISGIEEVNMFTNQGTVIHFNNSKVQASLAANTFTITGHAETKQLTEMLPSILNQLGADSLTSLRRLAEALPKRSVDGKAPLATREEEDDEVPDLVENFHEASKNEAN; this is encoded by the coding sequence atgaaagaaactatcatgaaccaggagaaacttgccaaactgcaagcacaagggcgcattggtgggaaaggaactgctcgccgaaagaagaaggtggttcatagaaCGACTACGgcagatgataaaaaacttcagttctccttaaagaagttaggggtaaacaatatctctgggattgaagaagtgaatatgttcacaaaccaaggaacagtgatccATTTTAACAACTCCAAAGTTCAGGCATCACTGGCAGCGAACACTTTCACCATTacaggccatgctgagacaaagcagctgacagaaatgctacccagtatcttaaaccaacttggtgcagacagtctgaccagtttaagaagactggctgaagctctgcccaaacgatctgtggatggaaaagcaccacttgctaccCGAGAGGAGGAGGatgatgaagttccagatcttgtggagaattttcatgaagcttccaagaatgaagcaaactga